In a single window of the Raphanus sativus cultivar WK10039 chromosome 9, ASM80110v3, whole genome shotgun sequence genome:
- the LOC108826111 gene encoding uncharacterized protein LOC108826111 isoform X1: protein MVFKRSYRWTSRQGLASLWKIVYSWISVAQGRVMYITLESFFRGSICGVLLELMRTKQRNVAKCRSGNGTSELILHGSVGARGTKLLCNYEEFLENICGGLAETTADKLIVMFSK from the exons ATGGTGTTCAAGAGATCATACAGATGGACCTCAAGACAA GGCCTTGCAAGTCTCTGGAAAATTGTGTACAGTTGGATATCTGTAGCCCAA GGAAGAGTGATGTATATAACTTTGGAGTCCTTTTTTCGTGGGTCAATATGCGGAGTCCTTCTTGAGCTTAT GCGTACAAAACAAAGAAATGTTGCTAAGTGTCGGTCAGGCAATGGCACTTCTGAGCT GATTTTACATGGAAGTGTAGGTGCAAGAGGTACGAAGCTCTTATGTAATTATGAGGAGTTTCTTGAGAATATTTGCGGTGGGTTGGCTGAAACAACAGCTGACAAATTAATAGTAATGTTTTCCAAG TGA
- the LOC108826111 gene encoding uncharacterized protein LOC108826111 isoform X2: MVFKRSYRWTSRQGLASLWKIVYSWISVAQGRVMYITLESFFRGSICGVLLELMSGIETISNEHFRVDYTRILHGSVGARGTKLLCNYEEFLENICGGLAETTADKLIVMFSK; encoded by the exons ATGGTGTTCAAGAGATCATACAGATGGACCTCAAGACAA GGCCTTGCAAGTCTCTGGAAAATTGTGTACAGTTGGATATCTGTAGCCCAA GGAAGAGTGATGTATATAACTTTGGAGTCCTTTTTTCGTGGGTCAATATGCGGAGTCCTTCTTGAGCTTATGTCAGGCATAGAAACCATATCGAATGAACACTTCCGAGTTGATTATACAAG GATTTTACATGGAAGTGTAGGTGCAAGAGGTACGAAGCTCTTATGTAATTATGAGGAGTTTCTTGAGAATATTTGCGGTGGGTTGGCTGAAACAACAGCTGACAAATTAATAGTAATGTTTTCCAAG TGA
- the LOC108826111 gene encoding uncharacterized protein LOC108826111 isoform X3, whose amino-acid sequence MRSYRWTSRQGLASLWKIVYSWISVAQGRVMYITLESFFRGSICGVLLELMRTKQRNVAKCRSGNGTSELILHGSVGARGTKLLCNYEEFLENICGGLAETTADKLIVMFSK is encoded by the exons ATG AGATCATACAGATGGACCTCAAGACAA GGCCTTGCAAGTCTCTGGAAAATTGTGTACAGTTGGATATCTGTAGCCCAA GGAAGAGTGATGTATATAACTTTGGAGTCCTTTTTTCGTGGGTCAATATGCGGAGTCCTTCTTGAGCTTAT GCGTACAAAACAAAGAAATGTTGCTAAGTGTCGGTCAGGCAATGGCACTTCTGAGCT GATTTTACATGGAAGTGTAGGTGCAAGAGGTACGAAGCTCTTATGTAATTATGAGGAGTTTCTTGAGAATATTTGCGGTGGGTTGGCTGAAACAACAGCTGACAAATTAATAGTAATGTTTTCCAAG TGA
- the LOC108825009 gene encoding uncharacterized protein At1g43920, Chloroplastic-like, with amino-acid sequence MMSSGCEDSSVNTMGIRGIPEQCGCGRRTGIYTSKTKENPGRTFFRCPTFRNILFMIYVHDHLYKWVDEAVYEEVQDALPKVDGFASDLRKLKMEIDRLKNVEEELKENLRKASNEVKKLNVIMKVGFLVASVSCIVIIIPFVFINLTLIMYFFITKMKTQISTVFFLDATKTILIF; translated from the exons ATGATGAGTTCGGGTTGTGAGGATTCGTCTGTGAATACGATGGGTATTCGTGGTATCCCGGAGCAATGCGGCTGTGGTCGAAGAACTGGGATTTACACATCAAAAACGAAGGAAAATCCAGGAAGAACTTTCTTTAGATGCCCAACGTTTCGAAAT ATTTTGTTCATGATTTATGTCCATGATCACTTGTATAAATGGGTAGATGAAGCTGTCTACGAAGAGGTTCAAGATGCATTGCCTAAAGTTGATGGCTTTGCATCGGATTTGAGGAAGCTCAAAATGGAGATAGACCGCCTCAAAAATGTGGAGGAAGAGTTGAAAGAAAATCTCAGGAAGGCTAGCAATGAAGTTAAGAAGCTGAATGTGATCATGAAAGTGGGTTTTCTGGTGGCATCAGTTTCTTGTATTGT CATAATCATCCCCTTCGTCTTCATCAATCTCACACTCATCATGTATTTCTTCATCACCAAAATGAAGACCCAAATCTCTACAGTTTTCTTCCTCGATGCCACCAAAACCATCCTCATCTTCTAA